A window of the Desulfobacula toluolica Tol2 genome harbors these coding sequences:
- a CDS encoding amylo-alpha-1,6-glucosidase, which translates to MEKTGMETQLYLTQSPFPGESRVMYCGDCVTFTLTLSAEVKGKAWVRTNLGSAVVARKEIISRVERDEIKLDEAWVDIQMKQENGLMYKIVLPLHQTGFFQAKCFFTPENSTRPVWPPGDNCIFNVEPAGTCCANIIYNAFVRQFGRSKSGVAEEKDMSPIINTLDANGYTVIPESGKFRDLKKQVEFIFSRLGCRVLHLLPIHPTPTTYARMGRFGSPYAALNFTDVDPALAEFDPSATPLEQFMELVDTVHLHNGYLFMDIAINHTGWAASIHETNPEWLVRGKDGKIEAPGAWGVVWSDLTKLDYSNRDLWKYMADVFLLWCHRGVDGFRCDAGYMIPVEAWEYIVAKVRGEYPEILFFLEGLGGPIKTTCEILGKANFNFAYSELFQNHTRQEISDYLPRAYEISNTCGHMIHFAETHDNNRLASVSIRYAKMRTSLCALFSVCGGFGFANGVEWFATQKIDVHESGSLNWGNQTNQVDHISRLNLILKHHPTCFAQTRLELIQQNQSECLVLLRYNEKKNKKLLVLVNLDCENSNEASWLRKDADMNTTLLYDLISGTQIKIEKIDENSCVMKLAPGEVLALTPDSDDMKILEQYSGIKSRAPERVYLQKLKTKVLAIHTIFHGYKNVNKSHIEHEAVSFANDPVEFIRSFNQDSQESRVIVFDWEKDLNRQLMIPPGFFLLVKCRVGFRAEILDEKTSVKTSLGYEEGIPTYDGKSFFALFFPKKTKRKHKKYILRLRVFEPAGTRIENTSLLYLARCDALYMRSSFTRKEIVKTPFLKLLAATKKGGMMRAAAWWGRLDSRYDALLGANIDATRPENRWMVLSRCRIWGVFQGYSRELAPDCLEEFTFSYDHGGKWRFHVPTSEGKYYALQLYLAIDPEENHVCLSIVRVASPENNPFFLDDDKKVTLIIRPDIEDRSFHETVKAFKGPEIEWPKAVSPLENGFNFFLANGKILRLAVSKGEFVHEPEWHYMIHHSLEAQRGLDAESDLFSPGYFTLSCLGGEQVQLNAAVSEKPNGEKPNLEIGFNKIITDSESKKFVKGMLFSEAVYKSLDAFVVDRGTDKSVIAGYPWFLDWGRDSLIFCRSLIELGRFSDAKAILRLFGRFENKGTLPNMICGDNAANIETSDAPLWFFACCRDLIEKENSHDFLTQKLDNRTVKDVLLSIAHSLLKGTQTGVVADPDTRLLYSPSHFTWMDTNFPAGSPRQGYPIEIQALWYNALVLLASIDGSNKTDWLKKAGTVKKAVQDLFYNKASGYFSDCLHCNGPVGAKNALADDALRPNQLFLVTFDVIQDKHIAQRCVEACQELLVPGAIRSLANRRVEIPIPVFYGGKLINDPHFPYAGQYKGDEDTQRKPAYHNGTAWTWQFPVFCEAWSIVFGKNSFSTCLAWLGSVIDLMRKGSAGYIPEILDGDFPHTPRGCDAQAWGTSEVARVMHKLLH; encoded by the coding sequence ATGGAAAAGACAGGGATGGAAACACAATTGTACCTCACTCAGTCTCCTTTTCCCGGAGAGTCCAGGGTTATGTATTGCGGGGATTGTGTTACGTTTACTTTGACTCTGTCAGCCGAGGTTAAAGGCAAAGCATGGGTGAGAACCAATCTGGGTTCGGCTGTTGTTGCAAGAAAAGAGATTATCAGCCGGGTGGAAAGAGATGAAATAAAGCTTGATGAAGCCTGGGTTGATATTCAAATGAAACAGGAAAACGGTTTGATGTATAAAATTGTTCTTCCGTTGCACCAGACCGGATTTTTTCAGGCAAAATGTTTTTTTACCCCGGAGAACAGCACCAGGCCTGTGTGGCCGCCGGGTGATAATTGTATTTTTAATGTTGAGCCGGCCGGTACCTGCTGTGCCAATATTATTTACAATGCCTTTGTCAGACAGTTTGGCAGATCCAAATCAGGTGTGGCAGAAGAAAAAGATATGTCGCCCATCATTAATACACTGGATGCAAACGGGTATACTGTAATCCCTGAATCAGGCAAATTCAGGGATCTGAAAAAACAAGTTGAATTTATCTTTTCGCGTCTCGGGTGCCGGGTTCTCCACTTGCTGCCCATCCATCCCACTCCCACCACCTATGCCCGGATGGGACGGTTCGGCAGTCCTTATGCAGCCTTGAATTTTACAGATGTTGATCCAGCACTGGCCGAATTTGATCCTTCTGCAACCCCCCTGGAGCAATTCATGGAGCTGGTTGATACGGTTCATTTGCATAACGGATATTTGTTCATGGATATTGCCATTAATCATACCGGATGGGCTGCTTCCATCCATGAAACCAATCCGGAATGGCTGGTCAGGGGAAAAGACGGAAAGATTGAGGCACCTGGTGCCTGGGGGGTTGTCTGGTCGGATTTGACAAAACTGGATTATTCAAACCGTGACCTTTGGAAATATATGGCAGATGTTTTTCTGCTGTGGTGCCACCGGGGAGTTGACGGGTTCCGGTGCGATGCCGGTTACATGATTCCTGTGGAGGCCTGGGAATATATTGTTGCAAAAGTAAGGGGTGAATATCCTGAAATCCTTTTTTTTCTGGAAGGACTTGGTGGCCCCATCAAGACAACTTGTGAAATATTGGGCAAGGCAAATTTTAATTTTGCCTATTCCGAACTGTTTCAAAATCATACCAGACAGGAAATTTCGGATTATCTGCCAAGGGCCTATGAAATATCAAACACCTGTGGCCACATGATTCATTTTGCAGAAACCCATGACAACAATCGCCTGGCATCTGTTTCCATCAGATATGCAAAAATGAGAACCTCTCTTTGTGCGCTTTTCTCAGTTTGTGGGGGATTCGGATTTGCCAATGGTGTGGAATGGTTTGCCACCCAGAAAATTGATGTTCATGAATCCGGCAGTCTCAACTGGGGTAATCAAACAAATCAGGTCGATCATATTTCAAGGCTGAACCTGATATTAAAACATCATCCCACCTGTTTTGCCCAGACACGGCTTGAGTTGATTCAGCAAAATCAATCCGAGTGCCTGGTGTTGCTGAGGTATAATGAAAAAAAGAATAAAAAACTTCTTGTTTTGGTGAATCTTGATTGTGAAAATTCAAATGAGGCATCCTGGTTAAGAAAAGATGCCGATATGAACACAACACTCTTGTATGACCTGATTTCAGGCACTCAAATTAAAATAGAAAAAATCGACGAAAATTCTTGTGTGATGAAACTTGCACCCGGAGAGGTGCTGGCCCTGACACCGGATTCGGATGATATGAAGATTCTTGAGCAGTACAGTGGAATAAAAAGCCGTGCCCCTGAACGGGTTTATCTGCAAAAACTCAAGACAAAAGTGCTGGCGATTCATACCATATTCCATGGTTACAAAAATGTAAACAAAAGTCATATTGAACATGAGGCTGTGTCATTTGCCAATGATCCGGTTGAATTTATACGTTCTTTTAACCAGGATTCACAAGAGAGCCGGGTGATTGTATTTGATTGGGAAAAGGATTTGAACCGGCAGTTGATGATCCCGCCGGGATTTTTTTTGTTGGTCAAATGCAGGGTCGGATTCCGGGCGGAAATTCTTGATGAAAAAACATCAGTCAAAACCTCCCTGGGATATGAGGAAGGCATTCCAACGTATGATGGGAAAAGTTTTTTCGCACTTTTTTTTCCAAAAAAAACAAAGCGCAAACACAAAAAATATATCCTGCGCCTGCGTGTATTTGAACCTGCCGGAACCCGGATTGAAAACACTTCATTGTTATATCTTGCCCGATGTGACGCTTTGTATATGCGCTCCTCTTTTACAAGAAAGGAGATTGTAAAAACGCCCTTTTTAAAATTATTGGCCGCCACCAAAAAAGGGGGCATGATGCGGGCGGCTGCCTGGTGGGGAAGACTTGACAGCCGATATGATGCCCTTCTTGGGGCAAATATTGACGCAACCAGGCCGGAAAACCGGTGGATGGTGTTATCAAGGTGCCGGATCTGGGGGGTGTTTCAGGGATATTCAAGGGAACTTGCACCCGATTGTCTTGAAGAGTTCACCTTTTCTTATGACCATGGCGGAAAATGGCGGTTCCATGTACCCACATCCGAAGGTAAATATTATGCTTTACAGCTCTATCTTGCCATTGATCCGGAAGAAAATCATGTTTGCTTGTCCATCGTGAGGGTTGCGTCCCCTGAAAACAATCCTTTTTTTCTTGATGATGATAAAAAAGTGACTTTGATTATCCGCCCGGATATTGAAGACAGAAGTTTTCATGAAACCGTCAAAGCTTTTAAGGGGCCGGAAATAGAATGGCCAAAAGCTGTTTCTCCACTTGAAAATGGGTTTAATTTTTTTCTTGCCAACGGGAAAATATTGAGGCTTGCCGTTTCCAAAGGTGAGTTTGTCCATGAGCCGGAATGGCATTATATGATCCACCACTCACTGGAAGCCCAAAGAGGACTTGATGCTGAATCGGATCTTTTCAGTCCTGGATATTTTACCTTGTCCTGCCTTGGGGGAGAACAGGTTCAACTCAATGCCGCCGTAAGTGAGAAGCCAAATGGTGAAAAGCCAAATCTGGAAATAGGCTTTAATAAAATTATAACAGATTCTGAATCCAAAAAATTTGTAAAGGGTATGCTGTTTTCCGAGGCTGTATACAAAAGTCTTGATGCGTTTGTCGTGGATCGCGGCACGGACAAGAGCGTGATCGCAGGATACCCATGGTTTCTCGACTGGGGAAGAGACAGCCTGATTTTTTGTCGAAGCCTGATTGAACTTGGACGGTTTTCTGATGCAAAAGCCATATTGCGTTTGTTTGGCAGGTTTGAAAACAAGGGAACTCTTCCCAATATGATTTGCGGTGATAATGCCGCAAATATAGAGACCTCGGATGCTCCTTTATGGTTTTTTGCCTGTTGCAGAGATTTGATTGAAAAAGAAAACAGCCATGATTTTTTAACCCAAAAGCTGGACAACCGGACGGTTAAGGATGTGCTTTTGTCCATTGCCCATTCCTTGTTAAAAGGGACTCAAACCGGTGTGGTCGCTGATCCTGATACCCGGCTTTTGTACAGTCCCTCTCATTTTACATGGATGGATACCAATTTTCCTGCCGGGTCTCCCAGGCAAGGTTATCCAATTGAAATTCAGGCGTTATGGTATAATGCACTTGTCCTGCTTGCCTCCATTGATGGTTCCAATAAAACAGACTGGCTCAAAAAGGCCGGAACAGTTAAAAAGGCTGTTCAGGATCTTTTTTATAACAAGGCTTCAGGCTATTTTTCAGATTGTCTTCATTGCAATGGCCCTGTGGGGGCGAAAAATGCATTGGCTGATGATGCCTTAAGGCCCAATCAGCTTTTTTTGGTGACCTTTGATGTGATCCAGGACAAACATATTGCACAAAGATGTGTTGAAGCCTGCCAGGAGCTGCTTGTCCCGGGAGCCATCAGGAGTCTTGCCAACAGAAGGGTTGAGATCCCAATCCCTGTTTTTTATGGCGGCAAGCTGATCAATGATCCCCATTTTCCTTATGCAGGGCAATACAAAGGGGACGAAGATACGCAAAGAAAGCCTGCCTATCATAACGGAACAGCCTGGACCTGGCAGTTTCCGGTGTTTTGTGAAGCCTGGTCAATTGTATTTGGTAAAAACAGTTTTTCCACCTGTCTGGCATGGCTGGGCAGCGTGATTGATTTGATGAGAAAAGGTTCTGCAGGATATATTCCTGAAATCCTTGACGGAGATTTTCCTCACACACCAAGGGGGTGTGATGCCCAGGCCTGGGGAACAAGCGAGGTTGCCAGGGTCATGCACAAATTATTACACTGA